The nucleotide window GGTGACCAAGCTGATTACAGCGCCTACGCCGATGATAATACCCAGCATGGTCAGGAATGAACGCATCTTGTTGCGGTAGAGTTCACGCAAGGCAAGTATGAATGCATTGGAGATCATCAGACCTGTTCCTTGTGGTTATGGTCTTGTTCAATTAGACCGTCCTTAAAATGAATGGTGCGCCCGGCATAGGCTGCCATGTCGGCCTCGTGGGTGACCATGACT belongs to Candidatus Hydrogenedentota bacterium and includes:
- a CDS encoding macrolide ABC transporter ATP-binding protein, yielding VMVTHEADMAAYAGRTIHFKDGLIEQDHNHKEQV